From a single Bacteroidia bacterium genomic region:
- a CDS encoding SusC/RagA family TonB-linked outer membrane protein, with amino-acid sequence MRRSLLLLLLIMVCASQMWAQRQVSGKVSSSEDGSALSGVSVVLVGTTKGVLTDAQGTYKLDVPGDATLRFSYVGYADQEVAVGNRSVVDIVLQVKDVMLDEVVVTALGISRDKKALGYSITEVDGDNFTQARENNLANALSGRIAGVNVSNIASGPAGSSRVIIRGNKSLQGNNQPLYVVDGIPMDNSGFGQAGLWGGRDEGDGMASINPDDIESITVLKGASAAALYGSRAANGVINIVTKKGSSRKGIGVEINSNYVFEQINDQSDLQQKYGSGAYTGTFPNGVPTKPTTLSQAYEWGDDSWGPALDGSSVLQFDGVSRPYSYAGSNWDRYFRTGSALTNTIAFTGGNATQNFRLSASNLQNNSIIPNSGFDRTNVSLSTSSKFGEKVTVVAKVLYSNEYAKNRPYLSDSPANGIQSIWRMPPNMNVLDYQGDPDKLGAIPANTDPALLAVWGKSVGEEYQQAANNWGQNPYWTAYQFREDDERDRLITSGQIRYDITDFLYVQGRIGMDWYTRRDHNLVPQGTGYQRGGSISEGEDRVREINAEWILGFDKTFGKISVNAFAGGNRMQRSNERISANGNNFNVPFFQAINNAQIRNYSYGFSESGINSLFGSAEVSYGGFLYLTGTVRNDWFSVLNPQNNSVLYPSVGTSFVFSDAIKGLPSWMSFGKVRASWAQVGNVTVGPYSTILTYSLKNSHLGYTLASFSSAGGNNGSIPNPFIKPLTSTEVEVGVDVRFFDNRLGIDATYYNQKTTDDILNASISRSSGFGSTLVNLGQLRNRGIEILLTGTPVKGDFTWDISFNIAKNSNVVDSLIEGSSELVLEEPRTRNTFVKHIVGYPFGMITGRVQKMTDDGQPIFFSDGRPVGSTGYEIIGNGIADWTGGVNNSFTYKAFNLSFLVDFKIGGDIYSGTNNRLTQWGLHQQSLIGREGEAPLSVKGVTQVGTNANGQPIYEPIDRTLTPDEARNYWGSVGGEANAVTTMFLYDASFAKLRQLTFGYSFPRSMLNKTPLQNLTVSFVGRNLAVLFKNIENVDPESSYSNSNSQGLEYFGMPATRSYGFNIRIGF; translated from the coding sequence ATGAGAAGAAGTCTACTACTGCTTCTGCTGATTATGGTTTGCGCCTCACAAATGTGGGCACAGCGCCAGGTCAGTGGAAAAGTTTCAAGCTCGGAGGATGGTTCCGCCCTCTCCGGCGTGAGCGTTGTTTTAGTTGGAACAACAAAAGGCGTTCTTACCGATGCACAAGGAACTTACAAACTGGATGTTCCCGGTGATGCTACTCTGCGATTTTCCTATGTAGGTTATGCTGACCAGGAAGTTGCAGTGGGTAACAGAAGTGTGGTTGATATTGTGCTTCAGGTAAAAGACGTTATGTTGGATGAGGTTGTGGTAACTGCTTTGGGTATCAGCCGTGATAAAAAAGCTTTGGGTTATTCTATAACCGAAGTTGACGGTGATAATTTTACCCAGGCAAGGGAAAATAACCTGGCCAATGCGCTTTCCGGCCGTATTGCAGGTGTGAACGTAAGCAATATCGCTTCCGGCCCTGCTGGTTCCTCCCGCGTTATTATCCGTGGTAACAAATCGCTTCAGGGCAACAACCAGCCGCTGTACGTTGTTGACGGTATTCCTATGGACAACTCTGGCTTTGGTCAGGCAGGTCTTTGGGGTGGTCGCGACGAAGGTGATGGTATGGCCTCCATCAACCCTGATGATATCGAGTCTATCACCGTACTGAAGGGTGCGAGTGCTGCGGCTCTTTACGGATCACGGGCTGCAAACGGCGTTATCAACATCGTAACCAAAAAAGGTTCTTCCAGAAAAGGTATTGGTGTTGAAATCAACTCCAACTATGTATTCGAACAAATAAACGATCAGTCTGATCTTCAGCAAAAATACGGAAGTGGTGCTTATACCGGAACATTCCCTAATGGCGTTCCTACAAAGCCAACGACTCTCTCTCAGGCTTATGAATGGGGTGATGACTCCTGGGGTCCTGCTTTGGATGGCAGCTCCGTACTTCAGTTTGATGGCGTTTCACGTCCGTATTCTTATGCTGGAAGCAACTGGGATCGTTATTTCCGTACAGGTAGCGCACTCACCAATACGATCGCTTTCACCGGAGGAAATGCTACACAAAACTTCCGTCTGTCTGCTTCTAACCTGCAAAACAATTCTATCATTCCTAACTCAGGATTTGACAGAACAAACGTTTCGCTTTCTACCAGCTCCAAGTTTGGAGAAAAAGTGACAGTTGTGGCAAAAGTGCTGTATTCCAACGAGTACGCGAAAAACCGCCCGTATCTCTCTGACTCTCCTGCCAACGGTATTCAGTCTATCTGGCGGATGCCACCCAATATGAACGTACTGGATTATCAGGGTGACCCCGATAAACTGGGTGCTATTCCAGCCAATACAGATCCTGCACTCCTCGCCGTATGGGGAAAATCAGTTGGAGAAGAATATCAGCAGGCTGCCAACAACTGGGGACAAAACCCATACTGGACCGCTTACCAGTTCCGCGAAGATGACGAAAGAGACCGTTTGATCACATCCGGTCAAATCAGATACGATATTACTGATTTCCTTTATGTACAGGGAAGAATTGGTATGGACTGGTACACCAGAAGAGACCATAACCTCGTGCCACAAGGAACCGGCTATCAGCGTGGTGGTTCTATCAGTGAAGGTGAAGACCGCGTACGTGAGATCAATGCTGAGTGGATTCTTGGTTTTGACAAGACTTTCGGAAAAATCAGTGTGAATGCATTTGCTGGTGGTAACCGCATGCAGAGAAGCAATGAGCGGATTTCTGCGAATGGTAACAACTTCAACGTTCCATTCTTCCAGGCGATCAACAACGCACAGATTCGTAACTACAGTTATGGTTTCTCTGAGTCAGGTATCAACTCGCTCTTCGGTTCTGCTGAAGTTAGCTACGGTGGATTCCTTTACCTGACCGGTACAGTTAGAAATGACTGGTTCTCCGTATTGAATCCTCAAAACAATAGTGTACTGTATCCATCCGTCGGTACCAGCTTTGTATTCTCTGATGCAATCAAAGGTCTGCCTTCATGGATGAGCTTTGGTAAAGTAAGAGCTTCATGGGCACAGGTAGGTAACGTTACAGTTGGTCCTTATAGCACCATCCTGACCTACTCCCTGAAAAACTCTCACCTGGGTTATACGCTGGCTTCCTTCTCTTCAGCAGGTGGAAACAACGGTTCTATTCCTAACCCATTCATCAAGCCGCTTACTTCTACTGAGGTTGAGGTGGGTGTTGATGTCAGATTCTTTGACAACAGATTGGGTATCGATGCTACCTACTATAACCAGAAGACAACTGATGACATCCTGAATGCTTCTATCTCCAGATCTTCCGGCTTCGGTTCTACCCTGGTTAACCTTGGTCAGCTTCGCAACAGAGGTATTGAGATCTTGTTGACGGGTACTCCGGTAAAAGGTGATTTCACATGGGATATCTCCTTCAATATCGCGAAAAACTCTAACGTTGTTGACTCCCTGATCGAAGGTAGCTCTGAGTTGGTATTGGAAGAGCCTCGTACACGTAACACATTCGTGAAGCATATTGTAGGTTATCCGTTTGGTATGATCACCGGCCGCGTACAGAAAATGACTGACGATGGTCAGCCTATATTCTTCAGCGACGGAAGACCTGTCGGATCTACCGGATATGAAATCATCGGTAATGGTATTGCTGATTGGACAGGTGGGGTAAATAACTCTTTCACCTACAAAGCTTTCAACCTTTCTTTCCTGGTTGACTTCAAAATCGGTGGTGATATCTACTCTGGTACCAACAACCGTCTGACTCAGTGGGGTCTCCACCAGCAGTCTCTGATCGGCCGTGAAGGGGAAGCGCCACTTTCCGTAAAAGGTGTTACCCAGGTTGGAACAAACGCCAATGGACAGCCTATCTACGAGCCAATCGACAGAACGCTTACTCCTGACGAAGCCCGCAACTACTGGGGTTCTGTAGGTGGTGAAGCAAATGCGGTTACTACGATGTTCCTGTATGATGCATCTTTTGCAAAACTGAGACAGCTGACATTTGGTTACAGCTTCCCACGTTCTATGTTGAACAAAACACCTCTCCAGAACCTGACTGTATCTTTTGTAGGTCGTAACCTGGCGGTACTGTTCAAAAACATTGAAAACGTTGATCCTGAATCGAGCTACTCCAACTCTAACTCTCAGGGTCTGGAATATTTCGGTATGCCAGCTACACGTAGCTACGGTTTCAACATAAGAATTGGGTTCTAA
- a CDS encoding PQQ-dependent sugar dehydrogenase: MKYYLHWLLILFLFPAGWGCGQKGTIKRKQKSLLVVSGADTPIPANLAASLQDIRVDTTRDMSLLNEENLRNYSGVLFLNITPDLAPVQAKSDVERYIQAGGGLMIVNSPTSNRYYWGWYNHIFEPVHTTASGNPATAVSNTESGSPAIAQRAFDGGKVAVVHSPVADISAENWVEAVKFIIGDNTWRPGNIHSSRAPSWNRFTKIVLDDYDVDEPMELAVLPDGKVIFIERKGKMKMYDPALGKSKLLAKFDVCTEGNYEDGLLGLAIDPDFKNNHLIYLYYSPPCDIKDQYLSQFYLHGDSLVLASEKVILKVGVQRETCCHSGGSVKFGPDGLLYLSTGDNTSSKESDGFTPIDERPGRYPFDAQKSSANTNDLRGKILRIKPTAYGTYEIPDGNLFPKDGSAGRPEIYIMGARNPFRITVDPKTNYLYWGDVGPDVGKDGRYGPESFDEWNQARKPGYYGWPYFMADNKAFPDRNFETDEVGVLFDPEHPVNNSPNNTGSQNLPPAQKAFIWYPKGISPEFPMLGQGSNSAMAGPVFYSDLFPADSRSRFPDYYNGKWFIYEWARSWLQVVTMDENGEIVQIEPFLPDQEFVKPIEMEFGPDGAMYMLEYGQNYFLNNPEAKLVRIEYAAGNRLPVPKISASEKAGAAPFEVTFSAKGSVDYDQGDSLKYSWYFTQNNKPQATGEQATYTFDKPGVYAVKLVATDNAGESEEATVTVQVGNQPPAIDITVAGNQQFFFDSQPRPYEVSISDKEDGTIDAAKASVRLVYINDGNDLEVALGGTAPVSSSLQFVKGQQLIQSSDCKSCHDMEKHSVGPSYLEIAARYPSTEENISFLSGKIISGGNGNWGEKIMAGHPQHTPEETKEMARYILSLGNKDIELPQKGDLSLNRHRPGEAGVYLLSASYTDQGANGIPALSSRKTVVLKAPYLNPEEAEEKDKLGLSPDQNNHNKVIVRWTREDAYLGFKQIDMTGVQAISFRVAGDAGGNITIRRGSLQGEILGVVKVPAQTDKNIWSEKSTKITTTEGKQDLYFIFDSPQQPGRSLMQLEWIRFSDKREL, encoded by the coding sequence ATGAAATATTATTTACACTGGCTTCTTATACTCTTCTTGTTTCCCGCTGGCTGGGGATGCGGACAAAAAGGTACAATCAAACGAAAGCAGAAATCTCTGCTGGTTGTCTCGGGTGCAGATACCCCAATCCCTGCAAATCTGGCAGCAAGCCTGCAGGATATTAGGGTCGATACTACCCGCGATATGTCCCTGCTCAACGAAGAGAACCTCCGCAATTATAGTGGGGTGCTTTTTCTCAATATTACGCCTGACCTGGCACCTGTTCAGGCCAAATCAGATGTTGAAAGATATATCCAGGCAGGCGGCGGCTTGATGATTGTCAACTCACCTACCTCAAACCGCTACTACTGGGGTTGGTATAACCACATTTTTGAACCCGTACATACAACAGCATCAGGAAACCCTGCCACTGCTGTAAGTAATACGGAATCAGGCTCTCCCGCCATTGCCCAGCGCGCATTTGACGGCGGAAAAGTGGCTGTAGTCCATAGCCCTGTTGCTGATATCTCTGCTGAAAACTGGGTAGAGGCTGTGAAGTTTATTATCGGGGACAATACCTGGCGACCGGGAAACATTCATTCCTCCCGCGCCCCATCCTGGAACCGCTTCACAAAAATCGTCCTTGACGACTACGATGTGGACGAGCCTATGGAGCTCGCCGTTTTGCCTGACGGAAAAGTCATATTCATCGAGAGAAAAGGGAAAATGAAAATGTATGACCCTGCCCTGGGCAAGTCAAAACTTCTCGCAAAATTTGATGTGTGTACCGAGGGAAATTATGAAGATGGTCTTCTCGGACTGGCGATTGATCCCGATTTTAAAAATAATCACCTGATCTACCTCTACTATTCGCCGCCCTGTGACATTAAAGACCAATACCTTTCTCAGTTTTACCTTCATGGCGACTCGCTGGTTTTGGCTTCAGAAAAAGTAATTCTGAAAGTAGGCGTACAACGCGAAACCTGTTGTCACTCTGGTGGCTCAGTCAAATTTGGTCCCGACGGACTTCTGTATCTCTCTACTGGCGACAATACATCCAGCAAAGAGTCGGACGGCTTTACGCCCATCGATGAGCGTCCGGGAAGATACCCGTTTGATGCCCAAAAATCCTCAGCGAATACCAATGACCTCAGGGGGAAAATATTGAGGATCAAACCCACCGCTTACGGTACTTATGAAATACCCGACGGGAATCTTTTCCCCAAAGACGGTTCAGCGGGAAGACCTGAAATCTATATCATGGGCGCAAGAAACCCGTTTCGCATTACCGTCGATCCCAAAACCAACTACCTCTACTGGGGAGATGTTGGGCCAGATGTTGGAAAAGATGGTCGATACGGGCCAGAAAGTTTTGACGAATGGAACCAGGCACGCAAACCGGGTTATTATGGCTGGCCTTATTTTATGGCAGACAATAAAGCTTTTCCGGACCGGAATTTTGAGACCGATGAGGTGGGCGTTTTGTTTGACCCGGAGCATCCGGTCAACAATTCCCCCAATAATACCGGTTCACAAAATTTACCGCCGGCACAAAAAGCTTTTATCTGGTACCCCAAAGGCATTTCACCCGAATTTCCGATGTTGGGACAAGGCTCCAACAGTGCGATGGCCGGCCCCGTTTTTTATAGCGATTTGTTTCCGGCAGACTCAAGGAGTCGTTTTCCCGATTATTACAATGGGAAATGGTTTATCTACGAATGGGCCAGAAGCTGGCTGCAAGTCGTAACAATGGATGAGAACGGGGAAATTGTGCAGATTGAGCCGTTCCTTCCGGATCAGGAATTCGTCAAGCCGATTGAGATGGAATTTGGGCCTGACGGCGCTATGTATATGCTCGAATACGGGCAAAATTATTTCCTCAACAATCCCGAGGCAAAACTTGTCAGAATTGAATACGCCGCAGGAAATCGCCTGCCCGTTCCCAAGATATCAGCCAGTGAAAAAGCCGGAGCCGCGCCGTTTGAGGTGACATTCTCAGCTAAAGGATCAGTCGATTATGACCAGGGCGACAGTCTGAAATACAGCTGGTATTTTACCCAAAACAATAAGCCGCAGGCCACCGGCGAACAGGCCACCTACACATTTGACAAACCAGGCGTTTATGCAGTAAAACTCGTAGCTACTGACAATGCCGGAGAAAGCGAAGAGGCCACCGTTACTGTCCAGGTCGGAAATCAACCTCCGGCGATTGATATTACCGTTGCCGGCAATCAGCAGTTTTTCTTTGATTCACAGCCCCGCCCTTACGAGGTGAGCATCAGCGACAAAGAAGATGGAACGATTGATGCGGCAAAAGCCTCCGTCAGACTTGTGTATATCAATGACGGCAATGACCTGGAGGTTGCACTCGGTGGCACCGCACCTGTATCTTCTTCCCTGCAATTTGTCAAAGGTCAGCAACTGATTCAGTCCAGTGACTGCAAATCCTGCCATGATATGGAAAAACATTCGGTGGGACCAAGCTACCTCGAAATCGCTGCCCGGTATCCTTCGACAGAAGAAAATATCTCATTCCTTTCAGGTAAAATCATATCCGGAGGAAACGGTAACTGGGGCGAAAAAATCATGGCCGGGCACCCTCAACACACGCCGGAAGAGACGAAGGAAATGGCGCGATATATACTGAGTCTGGGAAATAAAGACATTGAGCTCCCGCAGAAAGGCGACCTTTCGCTTAACAGGCACCGCCCGGGAGAAGCTGGCGTTTATCTTCTTTCCGCTTCCTACACCGATCAGGGAGCCAATGGCATTCCGGCACTTAGCTCGCGAAAAACGGTGGTGTTGAAAGCGCCCTACCTCAACCCTGAAGAAGCGGAGGAAAAAGACAAGCTCGGTCTGAGTCCGGATCAAAACAACCACAATAAAGTGATTGTCCGCTGGACCAGGGAAGACGCTTACCTCGGCTTCAAACAGATAGATATGACGGGCGTTCAGGCTATATCTTTCCGTGTAGCGGGTGATGCCGGGGGAAATATTACCATACGCAGGGGAAGCCTTCAGGGAGAGATTTTGGGCGTGGTAAAAGTTCCTGCCCAAACCGACAAAAATATTTGGTCGGAGAAAAGCACAAAAATCACAACGACGGAGGGCAAACAAGATCTTTATTTCATATTTGACAGCCCGCAACAACCGGGGCGCAGCCTGATGCAGTTGGAGTGGATCAGATTTTCAGATAAAAGGGAACTATGA
- a CDS encoding PQQ-binding-like beta-propeller repeat protein produces MKTKGIIIISSILLLLPTFDLFSQSSWVKRLPAIGSFSSPRIADLNGDGTGDIILGAGREEFQACDSAVIALDGKNGRLLWNVPGRDQIFGSAALRDLNSDGVMDVVVGGRSAELKAINGRTGKLIWEFFKTTSTKEPREAGWFNFYNPQFIPDQDKDGLEDILVSNGGDVLAEPYDPNRPAGSLMIISSKTGKLLSQAKMPDGKEIYMSVVAVRIEGKYLVVFGTGGETLGGNLFVGSLDEVIKGDLSGAVKLASSPDKGFISPPSCVDITLDGIPDIIVNAVDGRMFAFDGKTLAPIWEVLMPDTEVYSSVAIGNFTGDDIPDFFVSVAQGEWPKLEWNRQFMVDGAMGEIVFTDSLGFYQTSTGVVADLTGDGRDEVLMSVNYQIVDELFQKTFQNMLVVIDFSTNDVIQIDNIFDGNNISSTPWIGDLDGNGKIDIIYCHATNTRHTYTFDGMQVNRLDTEVPIYAPVKWGAYMGSNYDGVLRK; encoded by the coding sequence ATGAAAACCAAAGGTATTATCATTATCAGCAGTATTCTGCTACTATTACCCACATTTGATCTGTTTTCTCAATCTTCCTGGGTAAAACGTTTGCCTGCTATTGGCTCCTTTTCCTCGCCCCGTATCGCAGACCTCAATGGCGATGGTACAGGCGATATTATCCTCGGTGCAGGGCGGGAGGAATTTCAAGCCTGTGATTCGGCAGTGATTGCCCTCGACGGCAAAAATGGACGTTTGCTTTGGAATGTGCCGGGCAGGGACCAGATATTTGGCTCCGCAGCCCTTCGCGATTTGAATAGCGATGGGGTGATGGATGTAGTGGTTGGCGGGCGTTCTGCCGAACTAAAAGCCATAAATGGCAGGACAGGTAAGCTCATCTGGGAATTTTTTAAAACTACCTCAACAAAAGAACCCCGGGAGGCCGGCTGGTTCAACTTCTACAACCCGCAGTTTATTCCCGATCAGGATAAGGATGGGCTGGAAGATATTCTGGTGTCAAATGGCGGTGATGTGCTTGCCGAACCCTATGATCCCAATCGGCCTGCCGGAAGCCTGATGATCATTAGCAGTAAAACAGGAAAATTACTTTCTCAGGCGAAAATGCCCGATGGTAAAGAAATCTATATGTCAGTAGTTGCCGTCAGAATTGAAGGCAAATATCTTGTAGTATTTGGAACGGGAGGGGAAACACTGGGGGGAAATCTGTTTGTCGGTTCACTAGACGAAGTAATAAAAGGCGATCTGTCAGGTGCGGTTAAACTGGCATCAAGTCCTGATAAAGGATTTATTTCGCCCCCGTCATGTGTGGACATTACCCTTGATGGTATTCCCGATATCATAGTCAATGCCGTGGATGGGCGGATGTTTGCCTTTGACGGGAAAACCCTTGCGCCAATCTGGGAAGTGCTGATGCCAGATACCGAAGTGTATAGTTCTGTGGCGATCGGAAATTTTACCGGCGATGACATCCCTGATTTTTTTGTCTCAGTAGCCCAGGGGGAATGGCCAAAGCTGGAATGGAACCGGCAATTTATGGTCGATGGTGCAATGGGAGAAATTGTCTTTACTGATTCGCTGGGTTTTTACCAGACAAGTACCGGCGTTGTGGCTGATCTTACCGGCGATGGTCGCGATGAAGTACTAATGAGTGTCAACTATCAGATTGTGGACGAGTTGTTTCAAAAGACCTTTCAAAATATGCTGGTAGTGATCGACTTTTCCACGAATGATGTCATTCAGATTGACAATATATTTGACGGAAATAACATCTCCTCAACCCCATGGATTGGCGATCTGGATGGGAATGGGAAAATCGATATTATCTACTGCCACGCGACCAATACGCGGCATACCTATACCTTTGATGGGATGCAGGTCAACCGTCTGGATACAGAAGTGCCCATATATGCTCCTGTAAAATGGGGCGCATATATGGGCAGCAATTATGACGGGGTTTTAAGAAAATAA
- a CDS encoding SusD/RagB family nutrient-binding outer membrane lipoprotein: protein MKYLNKLFVLTVVGLLSMTGCNTETLQNLNINPQAVTQIDLNFLFSTAELSIASNGGSGDNRYIDWRTNIGMCAYAIQQLGNAGGGIAPGDKYTENVETSAAPFEFTYMDQLKNIAEILKQTGPGGYDEGNKTNMRNAARILRAFSMGRITDFYGNLPYSEANQGIEGVFFPKYDTQEFIYTDLLKELDEATAAMSASNPDEGFTRADMLYNGDISKWKKFGYSLMLRFAMRVSDAAPALANTYVTKAVAGGVFASNDDNLWVPLDNGPSEWQDQNGISRAFFPGDGGQPSFLSKTFVDWLKGTDPNSTADDDPRLMIISGGIGDWTAAGWTPTNTDPLAQKGLPNGYDQAGLDQLEGKDVVQGETYSRINVLMLDDADPYMIMNHAEVEFLMAEALERGIGSGIPGTAASHYNAGVKSAMQMYTPFDASLTVDDAEVEAYLSTYPYGSKPAIQMIGEQLWASKFFNWWEAWSDWRRIGYPALTPTNYPGNLTNGTIPVRLRYPTQEQASNPNFASGASANDFTTKVWWDTK from the coding sequence ATGAAATATCTGAATAAATTGTTTGTACTGACTGTGGTGGGGCTTCTCTCCATGACAGGCTGCAACACGGAGACGCTTCAGAACCTGAACATCAACCCTCAGGCGGTAACGCAGATTGACCTCAATTTCCTCTTCTCAACTGCTGAGCTGAGTATCGCTTCCAATGGTGGCTCCGGTGATAACCGTTATATTGACTGGCGTACCAATATTGGTATGTGCGCCTATGCCATTCAGCAACTGGGTAATGCAGGTGGGGGTATCGCTCCTGGTGATAAATACACCGAAAACGTAGAAACCTCCGCTGCGCCTTTCGAATTTACCTACATGGATCAGCTGAAAAATATTGCCGAAATCCTGAAGCAGACCGGTCCCGGTGGCTATGATGAAGGCAATAAGACGAACATGAGAAATGCTGCCAGAATCCTCCGGGCTTTCAGCATGGGCCGTATCACTGACTTCTACGGCAACTTGCCTTATTCTGAAGCTAATCAGGGTATTGAGGGTGTTTTCTTCCCTAAATACGATACCCAGGAGTTTATCTATACCGACCTTCTGAAGGAGCTTGACGAGGCTACCGCTGCGATGAGCGCTTCCAATCCTGATGAAGGTTTCACCAGAGCAGATATGCTTTACAACGGTGATATCAGCAAGTGGAAAAAGTTTGGATACTCTCTCATGCTTCGTTTTGCTATGCGCGTATCTGATGCTGCGCCCGCTCTTGCCAATACCTACGTAACCAAAGCTGTTGCCGGTGGTGTATTTGCCAGCAATGATGATAACCTCTGGGTACCGCTTGACAACGGACCCAGCGAATGGCAGGATCAAAACGGTATCTCCCGTGCATTCTTCCCAGGCGACGGTGGTCAGCCTTCCTTCCTGAGCAAAACCTTCGTAGATTGGCTCAAAGGTACAGATCCTAACTCTACTGCTGACGATGATCCACGCCTTATGATTATCAGCGGTGGTATTGGTGACTGGACAGCTGCCGGATGGACTCCTACCAATACAGATCCTTTGGCTCAGAAAGGTCTGCCTAATGGTTATGACCAGGCTGGTCTCGATCAACTCGAAGGAAAAGATGTGGTTCAGGGTGAAACTTACTCCCGCATCAACGTACTCATGCTCGACGACGCTGATCCTTATATGATCATGAACCATGCAGAAGTAGAATTCCTGATGGCTGAAGCGCTCGAAAGAGGCATTGGTTCCGGTATCCCCGGTACAGCAGCTTCTCACTACAATGCAGGGGTGAAATCAGCTATGCAGATGTACACACCTTTTGATGCTTCGCTGACTGTAGATGATGCTGAAGTTGAAGCTTACCTTTCTACTTATCCTTACGGTTCAAAACCTGCTATCCAGATGATTGGCGAACAACTCTGGGCCAGCAAGTTCTTCAACTGGTGGGAAGCTTGGTCTGACTGGAGAAGAATTGGTTACCCAGCACTTACTCCTACCAACTACCCAGGTAACCTCACCAACGGTACGATTCCGGTAAGACTTCGCTATCCTACACAGGAGCAAGCTTCTAACCCTAATTTTGCATCCGGTGCTTCTGCCAATGACTTTACTACCAAAGTTTGGTGGGATACAAAGTAA